A section of the Gallus gallus isolate bGalGal1 chromosome 4, bGalGal1.mat.broiler.GRCg7b, whole genome shotgun sequence genome encodes:
- the CETN1 gene encoding centrin-2 translates to MASSFKKPSLGAASQRKKSSPKPELTEEQKQEIREAFDLFDTDGTGNIDVKELKVAMRALGFEPKKEEIKKMISDIDKEGTGKISFNDFLVVMTQKMAEKDSKEEILKAFKLFDDDETGKISFKNLKRVAKELGENLTDEELQEMIDEADRDGDGEVNEQEFLRIMKKTSLY, encoded by the exons ATG GCCTCCAGCTTCAAGAAGCCCTCGCTGGGAGCAGCGTCCCAGAGGAAGAAATCGAGTCCCAAGCCAGAGTTgactgaagagcagaagcaggaaATCCGGGAGGCCTTCGACCTGTTTGACACAGATGGCACTGGGAATATAGATGTTAAGGAGCTAAAG GTGGCCATGAGAGCCTTAGGGTTTGAAcctaagaaagaagaaatcaagaAAATGATATCAGATATTGATAAGGAAGGAACAGGAAAAATCAGCTTCAATGACTTCTTGGTGGTGATGACCCAGAAAATG GCTGAAAAAGATTCCAAAGAGGAGATTCTCAAAGCATTTAAGCTCTTTGATGATGATGAAACTGGCAAAATCTCTTTCAAAAACCTCAAACGTGTAGCCAAAGAACTGGGTGAAAACCTTACAGATGAAGAGCTGCAG GAAATGATTGATGAAGCAGAtagagatggggatggggaagtgAACGAGCAGGAATTCTTGAGGATCATGAAGAAGACCAGCCTTTACTGA